AGTTGAAGTGAGTAAGTTGAGCTGAGATGAGTTTATCACTGTGTTGCTCTCCTCTACTTTATTATTTGTCAGAGAAATATACTTTTAAAGTTAATATTTTTTCCAAGGTGAACTGAAATGCTGATAATTGGAGACATTTGTGGGATTAGCAGCAGCGTTATTTGCGTGGGATTTACCCTTGAAAACAAATGGCCATGTATAGACTCTCTTCATAAGACCACAAAAAGGTTTTCCACCAGGATGCAATTTATTGCTGGGAAGCattgtcacaaaaaaaataaccatcTTCCTCATTGAACAGTTTCTCTCTTCCATCTCAGCCTGAcctgctgcctcctcttcaccaaCCATCTCCATGTCCTGATCCCCTGCATCCACAGAACTTCACTGTATCCCTTCAGCACAttccagcctctcctctccagctttATGCCTGCAGTGCTCAACTTAAGCTGTCCCGATCTGTTCATTTTTAATCTTGTCCATCCTACTCAGCCCTGATGGAAACCTCAGAGTCCTCATCTCGAATAATAGCAATTTCATTTACTTATGCTGGAAAAAACAGGATAAATCTCAAGGTGGGCTATGGGTCAAACCAACAGCAGGGACAGAGACGGATGGGGTGAGTGCCCAGGGACTGTGTGTAGaagtaaataaatgtgattttaattgGTTCACCTCTTCTGCTCGTGCAGCAGCGAGAACAGCGAGCCTCCTGAAACGTACTGGGTGACGATGGCAAACTGACTGGGGTCATCCAGACACGCTCCCACAAACTGGATGATGCAGGGATGATTGAGTCTGCAGAGGATGGAAACCTCTCTGCAGAACATATCCACATCTGACTTTGAGCAGTATGTGTTGGCTCGATAGCTGCGAAGGACAGAGgggattgagtgattgattctctgcttcttctcacatggaaaaaaacaaacgcaCAAATCACATAAATTGCTACCGTTTTATGGCAACAATTTTGTTCCTGCATTTGCCTTTGTAAACTCTTCCAAAGGAGCCTGAGTGAAGAACACAGATAATGAAATAATCAATATTAATGAAACTAGGCTTGTAGCTCAGAAAGAAGAGTAAAGGGAGAGAACTCACCCGATCCAATAATTTCATTAAATTCCAGCTCAGACAGCTGCAGATGGAACTGAGATGGAAGGCTTGCCCTGAGCACAAGGACCTCGGCTTTCtctaaaaacaaatcaaaatccaCATTAGGTCCATTTTAATAAATCCGTCATATCTTATGTTGTGCTCATTATCAAAGCATGGCAAAGATAAAATCAAGTCATATTTAAAGGTACattacaaaatattaaaatacaatGAAGAAGTCGATTTTTAATCTAAATTCATGTAAATATCCATGAATTTTAAACTGAGTTTCTGGAAGTGTTTTCAATAATGCAGTATCTGAAGGGGGCATTTTGtgtgatcaaatatttttccaattttttccACTTGCAAGTAGTTATTGGACAGTGAGAATATGTGAGACTGTACAAGGTTAAGGACCTTTTtctttggagtttgcatgttcaccctgtGCGATAAGTGGTTCTCTTTCTGGGTTTCCCCACTTTCCTTCAACAACCTGAAAACAAGTTTGAGTCCTGTGCTTGCCCTCTGATGGACCGGTGGCTTGTTCAGGGCCAGTTCTGTCTTCTCACATATTCAACTGCAATCCGGTCTCCAGCCATCCAATGTGGTATAGAAGctaaaggatggatggatgcacatTCTTAAAattcttttctttactttttgatCATTAGATATGAATGCAGAATTGGTTTTAATTGCCTCTGTATTGAAGTTATTGTGGTTTAAAACTATGCAGAGTAAATCTGAATAACTCaaatgttaaattaaaatacAGCTTATTAagccttttttcaaaaatagacTTGAGtttattttggggttttttttttaaatgactctgTGGCCATCAGAGTGTGTAGACAACGTTTTAACTCTATTCGGTGTGTGGTACAGTAAAATTTGAGTTGACAATCAACATGAACTCAGAATAAGATATCTCTTTATTTGATTCCTTTTTGGTTGTTGTGATGAGCagcattttttcaaaataacataaaataattatttttaacagagggatttttttttttatatattttgaagTCTAAAATCGGTCATCACCAATTTACGTATATTCTGGTTATTTGAAAGGAGTAGTTTGACTGGAGTGAAAGTTTCCAACAGTAAATGCAGTTTAACACTAGTGTGACATAAATAATATGTGTGTTATTTACACGTACAGGTGTGTTTCCATGTTAGTGCGTTTATTCACTGTGCCTCACATTATTTGGAGCCATGACATCTTCCACTTGAAACAAATCTGGTTTGTACTTTAAATTGAGATTATCCATTAAACTCCTGAATTCAGAAGTTATAGATCAGTAAATGCTCCATATTTCACTGAATGTTTCACATAACAGAAGTTAATGAGGAACGAAAACTTTGTCAAGCGTTACACCAGGGGCTGATGTGCGGTTCACACCACCTCCAGTTTCACAGGGAAGACAGTAGGCAAGTGTTATTATCAGCATCCAGGCAGCTTCCCCTGGCAACAGACTGGGCTGTCATGCCTGCTGACAGTGATGTGAGAAATCTGCTGTGCTTCTCTCCACCTCACTACCTTTGGTCATGCTTTTGATCTTTCCGAGAGGAGATGGCACAGAAACATAGGATCCATCTGGAAGAGACACATTTAGACAGGTTAATCTTAAACTATGATGGATTTGTATCCCTCCAAGTAATTTCTGGGGTGTGACTCACCCCCTCCTGGCTGGGAGTATTCATTGCAAGGAGAGGTCGTCCGGACGCTTGTAGTGTTTAGTAATGTGACAATGGCATCGTGACCTGTATCACACAAAGGTagactgtttttatttggtCATCGCTGAAAGTGAGGTTCATATCTATCTAAAATAAACAGACTGACCTTTTTCATACGCCCACATCAGACATGTCTGCTCGTCTTTCTCGCCACTGGACCGGCTCGGGTCGCAAGCGACAAGGTTCATGTCAGCCCCGCTATCCAGCAAGAACTGCACTAGACGGATGTGACCGTGAAAGCAGGCACTGTGCAAAGCTAAACGGGcacagcacacacacgtagTCAGAGTGACCTTCACAGCAGGCAGCAAACTCAGTTTTAAGAAGTATCTGGACACTTGGTGAGGTTGTGTAAAAGATGTAAAGAGTCACCTGTGTGTCCATCTCTGCCTTGATGGTTGATGTTCATGGCGTTCTGGCCAGTAGGCATTTTAACCATTTCCAAGTCTTTACCGTACGTGCATGCACTGCGATATGAGATATAAATTCATTACCGCCACTGAGAAACAGGGATTACAAGTGATGAGGGGTGTAAAGCCGAGGTGCCAGACTCTACCTGTGAAGTGCTGTTTCACTGAATATGTTCTCCTTCGAAAGACTCTCTGTGCCAGAAAACTGGATCAGCTCCTTCACTGCTGCGAACTTGCCATTGTAACAGGCCCTGAATAAGCACAGCATTAACGCTAAACTTCATGTCACTGTAGAAGACCTTCACCACTGTAAACCACTCACAGGTGTAAAGGCGTGTCCCCGTAGATGTTGACAGAGTGTGGTTGTAAGTCAAAATttccctgcaggaggaaacgaACAATCTCCTGGTGACCGAAACGGGCGCAGAAGTGGAGAGGAACGTGGTCTTCGTTGTCTTGCGCATTCACTGTTAAGAGTACAGAAGGTAAAGACAAACAGTCATTCTGACACTTACAGAACTCTTTTATTGTACTGAGCTTCCCTGTGGCCTTTGAAGGGGAAAATCAGCAGGTTTAAACAGCTGATGGAGGTAAGTATGTAACCTGTGCTATTCACTTTAATTTAAGAGCAATTGACTCAAGTAAAACTTCAGTCCTGCTAGAGTCTGGGGTCTTACCATTAACTTTGCTCCCCTCGCCCATCAGCAGCTTGATTATACTGAGAAACCCTTTGGCTGCAGCCAGGTGCAGAGGCCGGTCACCCACTTCACCACTGATATTCACATCGGCCCCAAACTTTAGCAGCAGCTTTGCCACCTGGGAAACAAGACAGGAGAATTGATCTGCTCCAGGAAGGATTTGAGGGGAGCAGGAGATACCAGCATTTAACCCTTTAAATACATCCTCTCTCTTCACCTTGCATTTGTTCGCTATTTTAAGTCTTTCTCTTTATGAAAAGGATGCATAAGGCTTAATTTTCAATTTAACATTCATtgcatctccagcagctcaaGTCGTGCAAGCAAGAACACAAATTTAGTATTGTCAACGTCACTTTTGTTTCAGATGTTCAACACTGACAACATACACACGTCAGCAAAGTGAGAGCCAGGAAATTAAATATCTGGttcattttacaataaaaatgacAGGTGGTAACTCCACACATCAGAAATAATAATTGAATCAAACTACTGAGGTGCAGGTACCCCCCTCTGTGCCACcactgaagccccgcccctttaaCGTCAAGCCACTGACCTGCTCATGGCCGTTGTAGGCAGCAATATGCAGCGGAGTGAAAAACACAGCATCCTGAACGTTGACATTAGCTCCATGCTGTAGGAGGATGTCTGCAGTCTGGAAGGAGAAATGACAAAGTGACAATGCACAAAGTCCATAGGATCCATATCAGAGCATGTAGTGTCCTCTCACCTCATGATGCCCAGCCAGCGTGGCAACATGCAGGGCCGTGAGGGCCCCGTATCCCACCTGCTGCACATCCGACCCTCCGTGAAGGAGTGTTGTCACCAACTCAGCATTGTCCTGTAGCATATTATAAAAAGAAACATCCACATTTGCACTTGATGGGTTTTAATATCTAACCAATGTCAGCTTTATATTTACTGCCAGCAATTCACTGTTGCACCATCAACAGCATGCAGTTTACTGTTTGGGCTTTGTGTGTACTTGCACTCCACCCTGTGGTAAAACTTCAGAAAGCTCTCCAACAGACGAGAAATAACTCAAGCAAATAAAACCGCTGATTCCTCCGGAGACGGTCCTATAGATCTGTGTGTGAATGCTGTGTGTCTTGACCCACCTTGTAAGCAGCCAGGTGGAGGGCAGTGAACCCATTTCTCGTCAGTCTGGACGGCCGTAGGCCTTTCAGCATCAAAGTACCTAAATGGCCTTTGTTTCCTGCAGACAAAGACATTTTACTTAAAATATCATAAGACCTGATCGTCACAAACAATCAagaataaatattaatatgaaACTGGATGGGGAACCATGCAGAACCTTTGGCCAATTTTAATCTCCATTTAACACGAAAAATATTGAACCTTATTATTTAGTAGCATTCATTGGCCTTTAATATCATAAAGGTCATCTACAGACCATACTGTCAGTCAGTCCACAGTAATCCTTTCCTCCTCTGTCACATTTTGTTGAGGAGTTATTAATAGACTGTGGTAGTCATGCatacctccacacacacagcagagatgCAGCAGCGACAGCCCCTTCTCTGTGCGGTAGCACAAGTTCACCTTCTGAAAAGCCTCATCTGAGCTGAGCCAGAGAAAATCAACATCCACAGCTGGTGAAAACCCACTGACACGGGAATGTAATCAAACTGAGCCCAGTACAGGCACAGGGACAATTCCTGTCAGATTACGCAGAGCTTGTGTAATGAGTCATGCAAATTGTGTTTCACTTGcatgaagatttaaaaaaaaaaaaaaagttatttcaccTGAAAGCCAGTTTGAGATCCACCAGCTCACGGTCCTTAAGCTGGAAGTCATCCTCCAGTTTCTCAATGATCACAGAGTACGACTCTCCCACCTTCTTCTTCCACTCAtcttcacatcatcatcatcatcatcatcagggcAGACATAACGAGAGCTTCCAGTGGTTGTTattgacaaacacacagaaataccaCTTCACCTGGAACACATTTGTAACTCTATTCTACTGTTTTTAGCTTatacaaagtgaaaacacatcctaCTTGGGTCCTTTCTCCAGAGCATCTCAGTCTTGTCAGTGgatgttcaataaaaacataTAATCATAGAATTTACCTGTACAGGTCTGAGAGGGTCTTGACTTGTAATTTCCCATCGAAGGGGTCCTTCACTTCTTATACGCGCCGTATAGTTTGTTGAAGTCGAGTGAGACAGGAATACTATCTCTCTGTCTGCTACAATTGCACAGGTCCAGATAAAGGGGGATCATGGCTCTGAGCTAAAAATAAACACCTCTGAGCGGAATGCCTCCACAACTATACGACAACTGATCCCTTTCCTCTGAGTGTAAATACAGCATAAAACAAAGCAGGTCATCTGTGCCTTGTTTTTGATgaggaacaaaacacacaataaccAAAATATAAGTTCTTTTGAAACTtctaatagattttttttacttgttttccaTCATTAATGCTTAAGCATGAGACAAATTAATAACAAGgtattctattttattcagTGAAGTGTGAATCCTTTTTATTGTTTCCTAACTGAATCCTGACTAATATCAATTGTGTCGTAATTTTGAAAGTTGTACAACTTTGTGAACTTTTGCTTTATTACGCTGATGTTGCTCTTTTAAGAGTTGAGATGTTGGTGATCCGTCATCTGTCATGACTCCTGTTTCTTCACTCATGcttctttcctgtttcctgttgcgACTCTTTGTGACACTCTTTGGTGCGTTTCCcaactttgtttcttttgaatctGGATCAGTGGCTTTCAGAATGTGGCGCCAGGCATTCCACTGAGGTGAGCTTCAGTGGACAAATCAGGGGATCCAGAGGATGCGTGTTCTTGAACACACATTTAATTGTTAAAAGAAACTCCATAAATCCATTCATATAGCGAAAACCGTGAAAGTAATAGTTGTTAGAGTTGCAGACTATACACAAAGACTTAATAGAtatgtgaaatgaaaagcatCCAAACAAAGATTACTGCTGTTTATTGCATATTTATTCCAACAGATATTAAAAACCATCTTGCACAGTGAAAGACATTCAAATGAGTATCACTGCTTCCAGCTGCAGTGTGGTCGACTGTGAGAAGGGACAAGTTATCTGGTCTAGATAATAAATATACTGTCGGATCATGTGTTTCGTGCTGCTTGTGCTTCAGTACATTTGTACCATTGTTGTTCCAGTTTTGATGCCAGATACATTTTctctgccattttttttcttacttttcagttctctttcctgGATAGGTTCTCTCAGTCTAACATCTCTGCAAGTAAAAATTATTTTGTGTTCTTCATGCTGCTCATGGTTTTTATAAAATGGGTCCTCATATTTGCAATGACTCAGTTCAGATAAATGTATGTTCATACTTAAATGCAACATTATTATTCTGCTTTGTTCAATCTTCATATTCCAAGATCATGTCAATGTATGTCCCAACCATATTATGGGTGAGATATTCATCAGTATTATGAGCTCATGTGAGACGGACTAAATAAAGTCATCCATCgtcaaaaaaactctggtgccggaccggcactgcaactttcaagtgacaatttagcgctgttagaggtacttgtaatgaatatgtcagggcacattgtacacatctttaaaaatgtgtaacatatttacggtggaaaataagtatttttaagatagtaaaactccttaatgcacctttaatgaactGCACTCAGTTTGGGCCTTTTGAGATATTGGATTCACAAGACTGGAATAAATATGAGTCCACAGCAACCCTGGCCTTTGACAAGATCTAATCCATTAATCTCTGAGTAAGAGTGAAAATAtgagtcaaattaaaaaaaaaaaaaaaagaaaacatcaagaaataaaaaaaaaaaaattataaaatcacAGTGACCTTAACCACTGACCTTTTGTGACCCGACTAGCCCATCATAAGGCTTGAATAAATATGAAGACACTGTCCCAAGGCTTTCTTGACACTGaagtaataaaagaaaacacacattgatTTCTGGAAATCAAAGCCCTATTATTTTATGATTGGGATGAAGTTAACATTTGCACCAATGTATTCTGTAATTCTCCAGACAACCCTGAAAACAATGGCTCTGTACTTCAGCAAGGAGgcatgaaatgtgcaaaaatctGTTAACCCACCTAATAAGACTTCACCAACAGGTGAGTAAATTGCCTCAATATGCACACCCACATCCATGTGGCCCACTCCACCACAATGACACACAATAAATGATAtcataaacaaaaataacaaatccAAATATATAAACAATAAACCCTCACCATAACATTGCAGTAAAACATGTCTTACTTCATTAATGGCTCTTACAATACCAATTACAAATTTTACAGAATGTAGTACCACATTCAACTGGATTCCACAGAACAAGTCTGCATCACgattcaaactttttcaactcaTTCAAACTTTTGCTATGCAGAGTACCGTACTAATGTCTGATGACAATATAAACTTCACCCCATAAtctaaatgctgaaaaaaacaacaaaaagggaCATTTTAATTGCTGAATCTCCTTTGTGTAATGTTGTCATGAAGCGTCTTCCCGGAGCTTCAGCATTTCTTCCAGGTTCTTGAGCTGTAAACACTCGTGCATTGACAGTAGCTGTGTGGCTTTGGGCAGGGGCTTGTGGAGACCACTCACCACAGCCTGCAGCATCTTGACAGACAGCAAAAAAGAGTTTCGCTGATCAGAGGAAATGGAAACAGACAAGCGTTccacagactgcagctggaTGTATCGCCGGAGAATCTCAGGGTCTCATTCTCCACCTCCCAGTGTGACAGACACTCTGCCAGGCTGAGGCCAAAaagcttcagctcctccataCATCGAGGGGCTCCCACACTGCGCTTCAGATTGTCATTAATTCCGAAGAAGACGGTGACAAACTTGGTTTGGTTTGATGGTCACACACAGCGAGTGCATGAAGGCTCTTTCAGGCACGGAGACCCCAGGACTGACAGGCAAGCCGCTCAGGATGGAGTCCTGGCCCACTGACACGCCGTCTCCCAGTGTTGAGTACTCCACACTGATCCAGCCCCCACGGAGCATCTGGCTTCTACGATGCTGTACATGACGCAGCAGCGCGAGGAGAAGTTATTGTTTGTTTGGCACACACTGAATGCAGATGACAGCAGCCCAGCTGACTCCTCAGAGCCTCATCCTGAGTGAGGTGGAAGAGGTATTCTGAGGTGGTCCCGATGTGATAAAACCTTGAGTTATTCAGGAGAATGACATTAAGGGGAGTCCCTTTGAGAAGATGGAAGATTTTTTGGCGAACATGCACCAGactgttttcctgtttggtcACATTAGCAGTGTTGTCTGTGTAGTCTATCGTGGCCTGGGGACCCAGAGCTTGCAAAAAGTCCCCATAAGCATCTATTTCACAGTCCAAAGTCCCCAACTCTTTCAGCAAGTTAAGAAGACAGATTGCTGTATCAAAGTCGACATAATACGTACTGTCTGTGTAGACAAATTCTGTGTCAGGAAGTTCTATGCTCTCCCTCTTACAAACAGCACCAGTATCTTTCATTTCATCAATGCTTGGCTTGTGCAGGAAGCGCAGACAGGATGTGTTCTCCATTTCCCTGTAAGAGCAGTTTTCATGCCGATCCAACACAAACACCCCATGGGTAGTTCCTACAGTGAGCGGTGAGGGGTGAGCTAAAGCTGTAAAGCCAGGTTTGTCAAACCGaacactctctcc
The window above is part of the Salarias fasciatus chromosome 23, fSalaFa1.1, whole genome shotgun sequence genome. Proteins encoded here:
- the LOC115382067 gene encoding serine/threonine-protein kinase TNNI3K-like is translated as MVLALRSEVQLGVLDVVVVTAVDVSQREAYELQIREKLRRKELPLGVHYTVLSDPPGPKIGNGGSTLYALQHLSDTFGKKLSKLRVILIHADEWKKKVGESYSVIIEKLEDDFQLKDRELVDLKLAFSSDEAFQKVNLCYRTEKGLSLLHLCCVCGGNKGHLGTLMLKGLRPSRLTRNGFTALHLAAYKDNAELVTTLLHGGSDVQQVGYGALTALHVATLAGHHETADILLQHGANVNVQDAVFFTPLHIAAYNGHEQVAKLLLKFGADVNISGEVGDRPLHLAAAKGFLSIIKLLMGEGSKVNVNAQDNEDHVPLHFCARFGHQEIVRFLLQGNFDLQPHSVNIYGDTPLHLACYNGKFAAVKELIQFSGTESLSKENIFSETALHSACTYGKDLEMVKMPTGQNAMNINHQGRDGHTALHSACFHGHIRLVQFLLDSGADMNLVACDPSRSSGEKDEQTCLMWAYEKGHDAIVTLLNTTSVRTTSPCNEYSQPGGDGSYVSVPSPLGKIKSMTKEKAEVLVLRASLPSQFHLQLSELEFNEIIGSGSFGRVYKGKCRNKIVAIKRYRANTYCSKSDVDMFCREVSILCRLNHPCIIQFVGACLDDPSQFAIVTQYVSGGSLFSLLHEQKRLIDLQSKLIIAIDVAKGMEYLHNLTQPIIHRDLNSHNILLYEDGHAVVADFGESRFLQSVDEDNMTKQPGNLRWMAPEVFTQCTRYSVKADMFSYALCLWELLTGEIPFAHLKPAAAAADMAYHHVRPPIGYSIPKPISALLMRGWNSCPEDRPEFSEVVSNLEECLCNVELMSPASSNSSGSLSPSSSSDCLLGRGGPGRSHVAALRSRFELEYALNTRAYAIWSQSERRRASGGLSLEELRRNMQLSPIDRNGYVSDPMSTMRFCSSLSSSGSFEDSN